GTGACCACGTTCAGAGGGTAAAGGAGCTGATCAGATCTCAGGGCTATGCTGTTCAGAAGTAGTGCGGGCTTCAGGGCAGGATGCATCCCGGGTTCAGTCCCACGGTATAACGGTTCAGCTCCCTGCCGTCGGGACTAAACTCAATAACTTCACCGTCGGTTAAAAAGCCGCGGGCATTACCCACGAGGATGGTGTTGGACGCAGGGTTGTACGTCATTGAATACCAGCTATCACGCAATAAACCCGATGTATGAGATGCAACAGGCTGTGGTGCAGCATTCCCTGCGGTTAGTTTGTCAATACCGTTACGATGCAAAACGTACACCTCGCCGGTTCCCTGGTTCAGGCTTAACGCATGAGCTGCAGGAAAACGCCATTGCTGTACGATGGTGTCGGCGCGGACATCAATCAGCACAACGCCTCCCAGTGAGTCAGCAAGGCTAGGCAGGTTTCTGTAACTGCACCACACTCTGTTCCGTGCTTCATCGGCAACGAGCATAGCTGCATTGGGGAGTCCGGCAATCGTGTCTTGTACCAACATACTGGCGGTGTTTACTACTACAACCGATCCTGCACCCGGTTCAGTATACCGAAGGTCGCCCATACCACTTAATGCCACGTACAGCTTCCCGCGCACAGCCGCCATTCCTTCGGGAGCAGGTCCAACATGGATTGCCGGCAGCGTAACCTTTCGCGTGTCCAAATCAAGCTCAGTTATCGAGTCATCATTCAGGTTACTGCACCACAGCTTACGTCCCCGAACGCACAACTTGAACGGCTTCTGCATTCCGGGCATATCAACCATCCCCGTCAGCTCGCCGGTTTTTTTATGTACAAACAGAATCTTCCTTGTTGTGTTTACAGCGATAATCAGAGTGTCGGCATCGGCAACCATGTGGGTAGGATTGTCACCTATGCTAATATTGTTTACGTAGCGGAGGGCATCGCGAACCACGGTCCCGCTTAAGGCAATGTTGCTTAGTGAAGAATTATTCTGCATCCAGAGACCTTCGCACAGCACCCATATCCCGTCCGGCGAAACCGTGCCGTTCCCTGCTTCCGGGACGGTAGGTGTAGGAAAACATCCGGTGAGTAACACGCAGACAAGGAGTGCTATGGCCTTCCAGCGTAACCTCACGGCAAACAATACCTGACTCACCGCAGCACCTTTAGCGTCTGAACGGTATTATCAGCGTCGAGGGTCACGAGCAAACACTCTGCGGGCAGGTGATACATGGGTATGTTGGTAATCCCCCCGGGAACCGGCATCTGCTGCAACAAACGTCCAGCCGTATCATGAATGTACAGTGTGCCGCCGGTCCGAACAGTAGTCTGCACGATTGCCGTACGTGTAATGCAAGCCAGTGCTGTAGCGGTTGGTGCCGGTGCAGTGTGGTAGCACAGCACTGCATCAAGATCAAAACCGCTGATGGTTGGGTCGTAGTATGGGTGGCGTTTGTTGGCAAGGATCATCGCACACAGATCGCGGATGCGGATCCAACGAACAGAATCGGCACCGATCGATGCCAGGTCGAACACATCGCCACCGCCGCTGCCGGGTGTTGTGTGGTTTGAATGGTTCGTAGGCGTTCGTCCGGCACATCCCTCCAGCGTGAGTGAATCAAACGGGAATACATGCCAGTCCGTACCGTTGGTGCTGACGCTGATTTCGGCCGGTTCGGCAAAGACCTTCCCCAGCGGACCCACAAAGACGTTTTCGAAGATGGTAAAGTCGGGTCCGGGTCCGTCAACAAGAACGTAATTTTTAATACCAACGATGATTTCGCCGTCCAAACCCAGAGCACAGATTTCACGTGGGTCCAATGTTGGTACGGTATCGTTTGCACCGGCATCCGGCCCCCTGAAAATGTTCATCGGGAAGAAGGCAGGCCCTCTGCCAACGGCCTCGCCCCTACCGGGGGTAAATCGCAACACAGTATCAATCTGCTGCTGAGCCTTTGCCGTAACTGATACAAGCAGCGCTATCACAACAATCAGTATTTTTATCATCATGGCAGAACCTCAAGGACAATTCTGGCTGACCGCCCCGGCATTGGATAGCCCCGTACCACCTGATAACGGGTATCAAGAATATTATCGCAGCGAAGTTGTACCGACCCTTTGAGCGAATCTCCGGAATAGCGTGTTCCCACAACAACGGTGGCAAGGTGATATGATGGCAGTACGTTTAGTACATCGCCTCCGGCCTGAGCGTAGCGATACCCGGTGTAGCTCCATTCGCCCCGGGCAAATACGTCAGCACCGTCCCAGCTTACAACACCGTGGACGGCTTCCACGGGAACATACGGGATCGGCGTACCGTCAACCCCCGGGCGCCCGGTATGGTCACGCATGTCCTGGACATTGTAGTTACACTGCAGCGACAGACCGGTACCCGGGATGGTGCAACCAATGCTGTACTCGGCGCCAACACCTGTTGCCCTGCCAACGTTAAAGGCGCTGGTCAGGACAGGGCTTAGTGGTATGCTAACAATCAGGTCTGAAAATAGTGTCCCATACGCCGATGCATCAGCCCACAGCCACCAAACGGGCTGCCAGCGAACTCCCGTTGTTACTGCAGTGCTGCGTTCCGGCAGTAGTTCTCGATTACCGTAATTAAATAAGTATAATTCGTTAAATGACGGTGGCCTGTACCCGCTTCCAACATGCAGGCGCACAGCCAGATTTGTGTCGGGCAGCCAGGCAAGCCCCGCACCGGCGGCAACCGCACCGGGAACATCGGAATACCACTCACCCCGAAGTGATGCTTCGACTTCCATGTGTGGCAGCGAAGCCGAAAACCGATACGCAGCAGCTCCCTGGTGTCGGGATGCCATACCCCCCAGCTCCGGTTGCAGCTGGGTATCGGTTAACAGTGCCGTACCGGCACTGACGCGTGCTTCGTGAATGATATCGTTTTTTATCAGTAGCGCCTGTACGTCGGCAACTGTTTCTACGGACGTGTAGTGGGCCTTGATACCCTGCGGACCCACGAATGTTGCCAAAGCATCAGTATAGCGGGCATTCAGGTAGCGCAGGGCAACTCCGGTGTTCACCTGCCATCCTCCATTCTTAAACAACTGGAGCTTTGCCTGGCCCAGAATATCGGAATTAATCAACGAGGCTACTGACTCAACTGCAACATCCGGCACCACGGCACCGGGAACACCCCGCTTGGTGGTTTGTGCAACCAGTGTGACAGCCAGGTTGCGTGGACCCTCGATGCGGACAATACCCGAAAGCGTTCTCACCCGCGCATTGTCGCGGGTGAGATACATCTGTTCGTTATGCAGGAAGAACGGATAGTTGTAGCTGCCGGCCGACGAGTATGCCTCAAGCCCGGCTCCCGCTTTCCACTCGGTACCGCGCACGGCACCCTGCAGTAACGTTCGCCACGTTTCGAACGAACCTGCGCCTGCCTCAAGGCGCACCGGATTGTCCGGAATGGCAACCGTTAGCTCTACCGTTCCCGTCATCGCATTCGCCCCTGCGGTTGAACCTAAAGCCCCTTTCCGAACATCAACACTGCGAATAAACGATATTGGTATGGTGCTGATATCCACGCCACCATTCTGCACGGTATTCAGGCGCATCCCGTCGAACAGCACCAGCGCCTGTGCAGCACTCCCGCCCCGTACCGAAATGGTGCTCATGCTTCCGGGTCCGCCGTACTGCTTTACAAACAAACCACCAACATCCGACAGAATGTCCTGAAGCTGGTAAGGGGCTTTGGCACGAATGGCCGCATAATTCACATGGTAAACATCGGTAATAGTCCGAAGATAATCGGATGAGTCTCTGCTTCGGGTAATCAGTACCTTCTGCGCCGTAACCGACCGCAGCACAGAATCAGCGTGGGCTCGGGCAGCAACGGGCATGCTATGAAGGTACAGTACAACAAGAAGCAGCAACGGCAGTACCGATTGTTTACTGCAACAGCGGATGGACATACCACAAAAATATGTGATGCGGAACGGGGACCTTACGGCGTCCACCGCAGGCCTACATAGCCCATACGCGGTGACGTGGGACCCCATGCCAGCGAAGCATCGAAAAACTCCGAATAGGGTGCATCTGCGGCAATAACAGGATCATCCTGAATAAAGTTAGTAAGGTTTTCGGCACCGGCATAGAGTTCGAATCCGGGTAGCCCACGCCAGGTAACCTGTGTATTGATACGCCAGAAACCAGGGTACTCGGTGCTACGCTGATATGCGGCGGGATTCCCAGCCGTTGTGGGAAGCCTGCCGGAACCGTTATAGTTACCGGAAGCATCCAGCGTCCAATCATTTTCCGGGCTGTCCCACGTTGCCGTAAATAGCCAGCGATTTCTGCTTACCATTGGTGCCATTTGCTGTGTGCCACCCGTGGGAACCTGAACGTTAACGCCGCGCCATGCTACAAGCACATCAAATCGCTGCACCGGCGAAATCAGCGCCTGCAACATAACGTGTTGCGAATAGCTGCTGCCTGACAGATTGGTAACCCACAATTCATGAACGTCCCTGTCAAAGTCAACCACTACACGGTTGTTGAACCGGGTGTAGAACACCTCGCCGTCCAGCGTAACCGGACGTCCGAACACTTCCATGGCATGGGTAACCGAGAAACCTGCATTCCAGCTTTTTTCGGGCCGAAATGCAGTGTCAAGATGAAGTGTCCGCGAGTTGATGTACGCGCTCAGATTCTCAGTCACGACGGTGGGCACGCGCCAGCCGGTACCAATGTTTGCCCTAAGGGTGGTAAGGGTTGCCACCTGCCACTTGGCATGAAATCGTGGAGTAACCTGGGTACCGTACAGGTTGTGAGCATCGGCTCGCAGGCCACCAACAAAGGTCAGCGCACGTACCGGTTGATATGTGGCCTCGGCATAGGCGCCGGGAACATGTTCGGTACGACTGTTATCGTAACGGAAGTTACGGGTTGCGGTGGTGTCGGTAAGCAGTTCCGTCACGTTGTCGTACAAGTAGGATAAGCCGGCATTGATTTTTAATTCCCGGCTAAATCCCAGAACAAACAGAGTACGGAAGTTAAACGTATTCTGGGTGCTTTCAAGGTTGCGCGGACCAAACACAGACTCCTGCCGGTGCGTCGAGCCATTCAGCGTAAAGGCCAGACCACTCTCATCATAGCCGTCAAACAAATCAATAAAGCCAAACTTGGCAAAGCCGTCAACCCGGCGGACATTGGTTTCGATGGCGTACCGCGGAAGTCCGCCGGCCGGCGCAAGCTGTCCGCTCGTGTACGTATCGGCCAGTCCTCTGATAAAGAACTGTCCCTCGGTTTCATCGTTGTTAAACTGCCAGCGATGAATCAGGTTAATACGCTGAATCTCGGGCGAATCCTGAAAATTATCATGATTGTTATCAATATCGCCCTGCTGAATACCGGCGTGAAGCATCGTCATGGTGGACAGTTCATCCGTTATGGCCTGGGTTCCGTATCCGTTAAACTCAAACCGGTTCATACTGCTTCCGTACAGATTAAAAAACCAGGGCCGGGCAGTAAGGGGCTCATGCAAGGCCACATTGATCTGTCCGGTTTGCCCTTCGTATCCAGCAGCCACTGACGATGCACCCTTTGAAATGCTGATGTTATCCATAAAAGGACCAGGGATGTGATCGAACCCGTACGGCATTTCCAGCGATCGTATCAGGGGTACGGCTTCTACCATTACCTGGGTATATAAACCGCTCAGTCCAAGCATCTGTATCTGGCGCGCACCGCTCACGGCATCAGAAAAA
This is a stretch of genomic DNA from Ignavibacteria bacterium. It encodes these proteins:
- a CDS encoding TonB-dependent receptor; protein product: MSIRCCSKQSVLPLLLLVVLYLHSMPVAARAHADSVLRSVTAQKVLITRSRDSSDYLRTITDVYHVNYAAIRAKAPYQLQDILSDVGGLFVKQYGGPGSMSTISVRGGSAAQALVLFDGMRLNTVQNGGVDISTIPISFIRSVDVRKGALGSTAGANAMTGTVELTVAIPDNPVRLEAGAGSFETWRTLLQGAVRGTEWKAGAGLEAYSSAGSYNYPFFLHNEQMYLTRDNARVRTLSGIVRIEGPRNLAVTLVAQTTKRGVPGAVVPDVAVESVASLINSDILGQAKLQLFKNGGWQVNTGVALRYLNARYTDALATFVGPQGIKAHYTSVETVADVQALLIKNDIIHEARVSAGTALLTDTQLQPELGGMASRHQGAAAYRFSASLPHMEVEASLRGEWYSDVPGAVAAGAGLAWLPDTNLAVRLHVGSGYRPPSFNELYLFNYGNRELLPERSTAVTTGVRWQPVWWLWADASAYGTLFSDLIVSIPLSPVLTSAFNVGRATGVGAEYSIGCTIPGTGLSLQCNYNVQDMRDHTGRPGVDGTPIPYVPVEAVHGVVSWDGADVFARGEWSYTGYRYAQAGGDVLNVLPSYHLATVVVGTRYSGDSLKGSVQLRCDNILDTRYQVVRGYPMPGRSARIVLEVLP
- a CDS encoding TonB-dependent receptor, which translates into the protein MNVVARVSLLAFTVLAMNVAAQDHHGHDHGDQDSIRTVTKDRIQIEAEQARISQAPVRTEVVSSRELRRAACCSLAESFERSPSVEVSFSDAVSGARQIQMLGLSGLYTQVMVEAVPLIRSLEMPYGFDHIPGPFMDNISISKGASSVAAGYEGQTGQINVALHEPLTARPWFFNLYGSSMNRFEFNGYGTQAITDELSTMTMLHAGIQQGDIDNNHDNFQDSPEIQRINLIHRWQFNNDETEGQFFIRGLADTYTSGQLAPAGGLPRYAIETNVRRVDGFAKFGFIDLFDGYDESGLAFTLNGSTHRQESVFGPRNLESTQNTFNFRTLFVLGFSRELKINAGLSYLYDNVTELLTDTTATRNFRYDNSRTEHVPGAYAEATYQPVRALTFVGGLRADAHNLYGTQVTPRFHAKWQVATLTTLRANIGTGWRVPTVVTENLSAYINSRTLHLDTAFRPEKSWNAGFSVTHAMEVFGRPVTLDGEVFYTRFNNRVVVDFDRDVHELWVTNLSGSSYSQHVMLQALISPVQRFDVLVAWRGVNVQVPTGGTQQMAPMVSRNRWLFTATWDSPENDWTLDASGNYNGSGRLPTTAGNPAAYQRSTEYPGFWRINTQVTWRGLPGFELYAGAENLTNFIQDDPVIAADAPYSEFFDASLAWGPTSPRMGYVGLRWTP